DNA from Polaribacter sp. NJDZ03:
GCTCATATTGGGGTTTTAAAAGAAATTGACAAAGCAGGTTTACAAATAGATTATGTAGGTGGTACCAGCATGGGCGCAATTATTGGAGGTTTATATTCAATAGGATATTCTGGTGATCAGATAGAGCAAATCATTTTAGAAACCGATTTTGTTTCACTTTTACAAGATAAGTTGCCTAGAAATTCTGCACCATTTTTCGAAAAAGAATTTGGAGAAAAAACTGTGATTACTTTGCCTGTAAACAAAGGAGCAATAGGCTTTCCGGTAGCTGTTTCTAAAGGACAGAATGTATTAAATTTTTTAACAGAATTATTGTCATCAGTAGAGGGTATTAGTGATTTTAAAAAATTTCCGATCCCTTTTTTCTGTATTGCTACAGATGTAGAAAATGGAAGTCCTGTTTTATTAGAAAAAGGTTCTTTGCCTTTGGCTTTAAGAGCTAGTGGTTCTTTTCCCACGTTGTTAAATCCGGTTTTTATAAATGATAAATTGTTAGTAGATGGTGGTATAGCAAATAATTTTCCTATTAGTGTAATGAAATCTAAGGGAGTAGATGTTATAATAGGAGTAGATGTTGAAGGGAATTTATATGAAAAAGAAAATCTAAATTCTGTTGTTGCTATAATGAACCAGATTGTTAGTTATCAGATGTATCGTACAACAGACAAAGAAAAAGAGATGCTTGATGTTTATATTCATCCATCTGTTACTGATTACAATGTGGTTAGTTTTGATGATAAAGAAAGTATTTTAGAAAAAGGAATTGAAGAAGGAAAAAAATTTAGCAGTGTTTTTATAGAATTAGCAAATAAGCAAGTACATAAAAAAGAACGTAAGAAGGTAGATTTTGATCATGATAAATTTTCTATTACAGAGATTAATCTGTTAGGATCTAATATATATACAAGAGCTTTTGTTTTAGGTAAAATAAAGATAAAAAGAGGAGATAGTCTAACAAGAAAAGAAATTACCAAAAGGATACACCTCTTATCTTCTACAAAAAATTACGAACGAATAACGTATAACTTAATTAAAAAAGAAGATAATACTTATAATCTAAAACTGAATTTAAACGAAACAAGTGGGAGTGCTAATTTAAAATTGGGAGTCCATTATGATTATTTATATAAGTCTGGTTTTTTAGCAAACTATAATAAAAAACATTTATTATTAAATAATGATATGTTTTCTTTTGACATGATTTTAGGAGATAATTTAAGGTATAACTTAGATTATTTTGTAGATAATGGTTTTTATATTAGCTATGGGTTTAGGTCTAGATACAATCATTTTAGAACAAATTCTAAATTTAGTTCCATTGTATCTCAGTATCCTACAATTAGTACTATTAATTTAAAATATACAGATATTACCAACCAATTTTTTCTTCAAACTACCTTTAATAGAAGGTTTGCTTTAGGTTTGGGTGTAGAGTATAAATATGTAAAGGCAACCAGTGAAACAATTGCATCTGTAAATAGTGGAGCTACAGTTTTTGATAATAGCAACTATTTTAATTCTTTTGGTTATTTAAAATTAGACTCTTATGATAAAAAATATTTTCCTACCAAAGGATATTTTGCAGATTTAAACTTTAAATGGTACATGGTTTCATCAGATCGAAATAATGATTTTTCGCAATTTGCCCAATCTAAAGGAACTTTAGGTTTTGCTACTACTTTTTTAGATAAACTTACTCTTCAAGTAACAAGTGAAGCTGGTTTTACACTAAACGATGTAGATTCTGAGGTTTTTGACTTTTATTTAGGAGGTTACAACCAAAACTATATCAATACTTTTGTGCCTTTTTATGGCTATGATTTTGGAGAGCTTTCTAACAATAGCTTTGTAAAGACAGAGTTTAATTTAAGATATGCTTTTGCAAGTAAACATTACGCAATTTTTATAGCTAATTATGGGCGTTTAGACGAAAATGTTTTCAAAAATATAGATCTTTTTAAAGACATAAAATCAGGTTATGCTATTGGTTATAGTTATAATTCTTTTATTGGTCCTTTAGAAATAAAATATAGTTGGTCTCCAGAAAATACTGAAAAATATTGGTTGTTTAATTTAGGGTTTTGGTTTTAGAAAGGAGTCTATAGGTATTAGTAGAATATCTCTTAAAATTCGCTTTTATCTAATGTTAATTTTAAAAGAAAACCAATACTAGATTTCTATTTTGTTACTCTACAGAGTAAGTAGAAAATACATTAGAATAGGAGGCAAAACTCCTTTGAGCTAAAACTTAAAGGGAAGTAAATTTAGTATAGTAAACAGCTTAAGGGTTGCTGTTTTTAGTGCATGGTACCAGTAATTAAAAGGATAGCCTTTACAGATTTTCTATCTGCTTTCTTTTTTACAGAACTTTTAAAGGATTACATTTAAAAATAAACAAAATATATAACAAAAAAAAACCATGAAGAGCGCTTCATGGTTTTTTTGTTGTTTATAATAATATTATAATTTTACTTGTTTTGTGCTTAAGTGAAACTCTTCATAAGTTTCTAGTAAACTCATTAAAGCCTTAATTAAATCTTTTGTTTCTAATAATACACTAAAGTATAAAGTTGTGTTTTTAGGACTCGTTTCATCTGTTCTAATTCTTGCAACTTGCTTTTCAATAGAAGATCTTACGCTTTGTAACAACTCATTCTTTTCTATTAATAGGCTATTTAAATTGTCTAATTCTCTGTTTTCAAAAATATTAGCTTCTTTAGTTAATAGAGCAGATAAAGCAACGTCAATAGTTTTTAAATCTTTTATTTGACCTTTCTTTAAGTTTTTATGATTGTTATTTACATGCTTGTAGCTTGCTCTAGAAATATAACTAATAGATTGTGCTATGTCTTGTAAATATCCTAGAACCATAATATAAAATCTACTTGCTTCTACAGAAGTTTCGTCTAAAGATTTAATAAAGTAGAAAACACCGTCTTTTAAACCATCTATTTCGTCATTAAGTTTAGCAACGTGTTTGTCTGTTTTACGTAATTTATTTAAATCGTGGTTTGCCAAATCATTTACAACATTGGTATATAATTTATTTACACGATTTATTACTTCAGAAATATGATCTGCGCTTTCTTCAATTACACCATTAATAGTAATTAATTCTGCTCTTTCTATGTATACTTGTTTTTTTATTTCTTTAGATCTTCTTCTATGAATTAAGCTATTTCTTCCAATTAAGAAAGCAACAAGTGCTAATAGAATAGGAATCATAATCATATCCCAACTAATTAAGTATGCTACTAAAGCAGCTGCTAAAAAGGCTGTAATAGCCGTTAAAAACCACCCAGCAACAACATTTATTACTCCGGCAACTCTATAAACTGCGCTTTCACGTCCCCAAGCTCTATCTGCTAAAGAAGTACCCATAGCAACCATAAATGTTACATAAGTAGTAGACAAAGGTAATTTCATAGAAGTTGCAACAGATATTAAGATACCAGCAACAATTAAGTTAACAGAAGCTCTTACTAAATCGAAAGCAGGTAACTCGTATGTTTTGTCTTTCGGTAATTCTATTACGGGTTTTTGAAACTTAGAATCTACATAAGTCAATATTTTTTTAGGAAAAATTTTACTAATTCCAAAATTAAGACCCATTGCAAACCTTACCACAACTCTAGATAAATTATTTGGCTGAAATTTTTCATGCCCTTCTCCTTGTCGAGATAAATCGATACCTGTTTTTATTACATTTTGTGCTTTACTAGAAGTCCATAAAGTAACCACCATAATAGCACCAGCAGCTAATAATAACCAGATGTTAGAAGGTACTTTTTTGGCTAAAATACCCATAGAGAAAGCGTCTGGAGCAATACCGGAAACGTTCCAAGATTGGTAAGAGTTCCATGCAGCAATTGGTACACCTACAAAGTTTACCAAATCATTTCCAGAAAAAGCCATGGCTAAAGAAAACGTACCAACTCCAATAATCAATTTTAAAATATTTACTTTAAAAAATTGTATTAAAAGTTGAGAAATAATAGCCCAAATAACAAAACTTCCTAAAATAATACCCAAAGTATTTCCTTCAATTAAATGTGCTACATCGTCATACCAAGGTGTACCTTTCATTCCTTTAATAATGATAAAGTAGGTAATTGCAGTAATTGCAAATCCACCAAATAATGCACTAATATATGTAGCTCTTTTGTTAAAGTTGAATGTATAAATTAATCTAGATGCAAACTGTACAACAGCACCTACAGAGAATGCGACGACAACGGATAATAATATTCCGTTAATAATTTCAAAAGCTTTTTCATGGTTAATGTAGTTCCAGATATCAGAAATAGATTGAGAATCATTTGCAGATATTTTTATTAAAGAAATACAAACGGCAGCTCCTAAAAGTTCAAATACAATAGAAACTGTAGTAGAAGTAGGCATTCCGAGCGTGTTAAAGATATCTAGCAATAAAATATCTGTAATCATTACAGCCATAAAAATGAACATAATATCTTGGAACATAAACATGTTAGGGTTAAAAATACCTTTACGTGCAACTTCCATCATTCCACTAGAGGTAACGGCTCCAAAAAACACACCTAAACTTGCAATTATCATAATATTTCTTACTGATATTGCTTTTGAGCCTATGGCTGAATTTAAAAAGTTAACTGCGTCATTACTAACACCTATAACTAAATCTACTATAGCTAAAACAGCTAAAGCGACTAACATTAAAATATATGGATCTCCCATTTTGTTTATTTAATTTTTGTTGTGCAAATTTATAGACATAAAAGAACGCCTATGTTAGGTTTATGTTATCATTTTAACTAAAAATGAATATCTACTTGTAGTCTAAATTGCAATTGATTTGTACTAAAACCAATGTCTGTATAGCTAACGTCTGTTTGTACTTTTAATTTATGTTCTGATATATATTTAGAAACACCTAAAGTGTATTGATTTTTAGCTCCTTTTTCTGTAATATTTTTGCTTAAAGTAATATTTGTGTAACGCCCAGAAACTTCTACAGTTTTAGATAGCATATAACCAGTTTGTAAATTTAAACCATTACCTATTTGTACTTCATCTCCGGTTAAAGTTCCATCAGAGTTTTTTGCTAAAGGGTCTTTTGCGTCTCTGTTAGCATATTCTGCCATAAAAGAGAATCCCTTGTGTTTATACATAGCATCTAAATAAAGTGTAGAAATATTTGTATTATAAAACCCTATATCATTTAACATATAAGAACCTTGATTACTTTTTGTTTTAGAGGCGTTATTGTTAAAGTCGTAAACAAAACCTAAAGACAGTTTTGGTTTTTTCTCAAATTTTAAATCACTTCCAGTATAATCTCCTTTACTCGTAAAATTTCCAAAAGGAAGTAATTCTACTCTTGTAGTATATTGATGTCCACCAATATTACCTGTAGTAATATTTCTTCCTTCACCTTGGGCAATAGAAAAAGTTTCTTTAATTATAAAGGTATCTGAAAGGTTAAAATGGTGTTTTAATTGAATTCCGATATCTCTATCTATATTAAAATTACTATTTAATAAAGAACGATCTACCATTTGCAAGTTTGCAGAAGAAATAATTCTTTCTCTATTACCTGGTAATTTTGTTTGCCCAAACCATAATACAAAGTTTCCAGAGAAATTCCATTTCAAAACTGCATCCATTATATATCTAGGAGCATTGCTGGTGTATTCTGAGCTTCCAGACTGATCTCTATTAGACAACCCTAATTCTACTTTATATTTTAATTTAGTAGAAAAAGCAAAACCATCAAACTTTAAACGAGACCTTCTAATTAACATAGAAGATTCTGGGTTAGAAAGACCATTACGAACATCCCATTGAGAAGTGGCAAGTGTTTGAACTCTTAAACCAACCTTCATTGTATATGTACTGTCTTTACCAACAAGGTTAAAGAGGCCGTTTCCAAATTTTGGGGCATTTGTTTCTTGTGCCTGTATGCTTAAAAAAGCACACATGATAATGGAAACTACTACTTTACGTAGTGTTGAGAATTGCATGTTATTAGTTTTTGTCAATGCAAAGAACAGTTAACTATGTTAAATTAATGTTAATTCAGTATTAAGTAAACAAAAAAACTGCCTTGGTGAGAGGCAGTAGATCATAAATTGTAGTCGACAAAAACTAATTTAATTTATGGTAATCTTTATTTCTAAAGAATAGTTCAAATATCTCACCAAAAATTAAAATGAATGTTTTTTCAAAATTAAAAAAATGTTAACGATTTATACCCACTTAACATTTAGTTAATGTTTTTGTGATACAAGCATAATTTAAAGCTAACATAGAATTTACAAAAGCGGTGGACTTTTGCGGCAGTAAATTATACGAAAAAAATGAAAAAATTTTTATTTATTACTTTTTTAGCTTTTAGTCAATTATTAGTAGCCCAAAGTCAAGGTACATTAAAGGGTATATTATCTGACAAAGAAACAAATAATGAACCGTTGCCTTTTGCAAACGTTCTTATTAAAGGAACCGCAATGGGTACAACTACCGATTTTGATGGAAATTATGTATTAAACGTACCAGCAGGAACTCATACTGTTGTTTTTAGTTTTTTGGGATACAAAACAATTGAAAAATCAATTACAATTGCTGTAGGAGAAACTTTAACGATAAATCAAATACTATCTGCAGAAGAAGGCGTTTCTTTAGAAGAGGTAGTTATTATGTCTGCTGCGTCTAGAGAATCTATTTCGGCACTTTTATTAGAACAGAAAAAAGCGACAGTAATTAAAGAAAGTATTGGAGCACAAACTTTATCTAAAATTGGAGTTTCGGATGCGGCAACAGCAACAACTAAAATTTCTGGAGTTACAAAAAGTCAAGGAACGGGAGATATTTTTATTAGAGGATTAGGAGATCGATATTTATCGACTACTATGAATGGTTTACCTGTACCTTCGGATGATGTTGAAAAGAAAAATATCAACTTAAATCTTTTTTCTACAGATGTTATTCAAAACGTAGGGATTAGTAAAACATATACAACTTCTGGTTATGCAGATCAAGCTTCTGGTAATGTAGATGTGGTAACTAAAGATTATTCTAAAAAGGGATATTCTATAGGTGTAAACGGAGGAACAAATACAAATGTATTAGATTACGATGGGGATTTTAGAACTACAATAACAAATAATGATGTTAGCTTAGGTTTTCATAAAAAACAATATGCTTTGCAAGATTTAATATCTAGACAAGGTTGGGATACAGAAACTATATCTGCACAACCCATAAATTATAGTGGTTCTTTATCTGCAGCTCAAAAATTTGAAATTTTTGGTAAAGATTTGTCTTTTTATGTAAGTGCTACACATTCTAAGTCTTATGATTATTATTCAGGAGAGTTTCAAAGTTTTAGACAGAATCGTGAGGACAACGTGTTTTCTGATGTAGAAAGTTTTACAACAAAAACAAATACTTCTGGTTATGTTAATCTTAAATTGAAATTGAATGATGCTAACAGTTTAAAGTTTAATACTTTATTTGTAAACAAGAGTTCTAATAATTTATATGAACAAGGAAGAAATGGTTTAGGTTTTGTATATGATCAAGATCCGCAAGAAGATGGAGCTTTTGTTAGAGATCAAAACTTTAAACAAACCACAATGGTTATTAATCAGTTAATAGGAAAGCATGATTTAAACGAGAATAATACTTTAACTTGGGCTGGTGGTTATAATTTTGTTTTAGCAGAAGAGCCAAATAGAATTAGAAACGAAGTTAATATTTTAGATGTAGCAAGTTCATCAGAAATTCAATTTGCACACGTAGGAGATTATCAGCAAAGAAAATCTACTCAAAAAATTGAAGATGTAGAGTACAATGCTTATGTTAAAAATAACTGGAAATTTGGTAACCTTAATGAAGAAGGAGATAAGCCTTTTGCGCTTAATTATGGTGTAAATTATAGAAGGAAAGAAAGAGATTTTAAATCACAAGCAATTGGAGTTTTAGCAAGAAATTATAAAGCACCTTCTGTAGATGAATTATCTTCAACTTTTGTGCAATCTAATTTTGATAATGGTTTAAACCTTAGAATAGGAGAAGTAGATCTTTTCTCTGGAGAATTGAATGTTTTAGCTGCTTTTGCAGATTTTAACTTTACTTTAAATGAAAAGTTTTCGGGGAACTTAGGTTTGCGTTTCGAGAGAGACGAAATTAATGTTTCTTGGGATGTAGCAAACTACGTAGGTAGAATAGGTAATACTAGTAAAACTTACGAAAACTTGTTTCCAAGTCTTAATTTAAAATATGAAGTTGCAGAAAACCAATATATACGTTTTGCAACAAGCCTTACACAAACTTTACCAGAATTTAAAGAATTATCTCCTTTTGAGTATGTTTCACCAACTGGTCGTGTTTCTAAAGGTAATCCAGATTTAGAAAAATCGGATGTTGTAAATGTTGATTTAAAATGGGAGTTTTTTCCAAGTAGGGGAGAAGTTTTCTCTGTAACAGGATTTTATAAAAATATAAAAAACCCAATTAACTTGGCACAGTCAAGAGGTTCTTCTGGTAACTTTATTTTCTATAATACAGGAGAGAAAGCAACAGTAAAAGGATTAGAGTTGGAAGCTAGAACAAGCTTTATTAAAAATGAAGATGATGATACTGTTTTAGGTTTTAATGCAAACTTAACTAAAATGTGGTTTAGCCAAGATTTAGATGATGTTTTTCAATATAAAGGAAAAACAGAATCAAACTTACAAGGAGCTTCAGACCTTATTGCAAATGGTAGTTTAAGTTATAGTAGTAATAAAGAAAAAGAATTTGTTGCAACTTTAACAGGTAATTATTCATCAGATAAAGTTTTTGCTTTAGGTTCTCCAGAAGATTTTGTAAATAGTGCTACACTTTATAATGACGAAATTATAGAAAAAGGTTTTGTTTCTCTTGATTTAGTTTTAAGTAAAGAATTAACGGATAGATTAAGTGTTAAATTGGTTGGTAGAAACTTATTAAACCCAGAAATCAAACAAACGCAGTTCGTAAGAAATGTAAATACAGAAATAGAAACAAATGAAACAGTTTCTAATTATAAACAAGGGGTTCAATTAACTTTGGGAGTTAAATATGCTTTCTAATTAAAGAATTTTTTTAAATAATTTAAAAAGTCTAGAAGTTTACTTCTAGGCTTTTTCTTTTTTTAATACTATTTGTTATTAGCTGTTAAAACGAGGTAACAATTAGTTAACAAAGCCCTATTTATCTAACATATTATTAATATTTAGTTAAGGTTATTTAAATGGTTCGGTAGTTTCTTTGCATGAAAATAAACAATAAACAATACAAACAAAAATGAAAAGATCAATTTTTAATAACTTAAGTGTTGTAGCATTAGCATTTGCTATGACTTTTGCAAGTTGTACTAGTGACGAACCAGCATTACTTAATTCTGATGTTCAAGAAAATTTAGAAGTAGGAATTTTAAAAGGAAGATTAGATTCTGATGTTACTTTAGATGCAAGTATTACTTATAAATTAACTTCTTCTTTTATTGTTCCTGAAGGATATACTTTTACAATACCAGCTGGTACTAAAATTGAAGCGTTAGAAGGTGGTACAGATGTTTATATTGCAGTTTTACAAGGTGGAGCAATTAATATTAACGGTACACAATCTAGCCCAGTTGTAATTTCTACAGCTTCAGGAGAAGCTAACGGATGGGGTGGTTTAACTATTTGTGGTTACGCTACTACTAGTGCAGGTGTAAATGCAGAAGCTGAAGTAGGTGGTTTTATCTATGGAGGATCTAATGATGCAGATAGTTCTGGAGCTATTTCTTATTTACAAATAGCAGGTACAGGTGCTCAAATTAACTCTGAGTCTCAATATAACGGAATTTCTTTTTACTCTGTAGGTTCTGGTACTTCTGTTAGCAATATTGCTGTACTTAATGGTGCAGATGATGGTGTTGAGTTTTTTGGTGGTGCTGTTTCAGTGACTAACTTATATGTAGAAAACGTACAAGATGATGCTATCGATTGGACAGAAGAATGGTCTGGTAACATTTCAAATGCTTATATTTCTAATACAGAAGATGGTTTTTCTACTGTTTTTGAAGGAGATAAAGCAAACGGAAACCCTACTTTTGATAATATTACTGCAGTTTCTACTGTTGGTGGTACTGCTTTACAATTCAAAGCTACTTCTGGAGGTACAATTACAGGTCTTTCTTTAGTTGGTTATGATGTAGATTTAGACATGAAAGATGGTGGTGATGTTTCTAGCGTTACTTTTTCACAAGGTTATACTCCAGTTGCATTAACAGAAGATCAAGCAACAGACGGATATTTCTATGCTTTAAATACTTCTGCAATTTCAACAGTTACTGCAGCAGATTTCCCTTGGGTAGATACTGATGTTTCTTTTGAATCTAACTTATTACAAGGAGCTGTTACTGGTGATGTAACATTAGATGCTTCTATCGCTTATACATTAAGCTCTTCTTATATTGTACAAGATGGTGGTAAATTAACAATACCAGCAGGAACTAAAATTACAGCTAGAGAAGGTGGTACAGGAGTTTATATCGCAGTTTTACAAGGTGGTGAAATAGACATACAAGGTACTGCAGCAAATCCAGTAGTTATGTCTTCTGCTTCAGGTGAACCTGGAGATTGGGGAGGTCTTACTTTATGTGGTAATGCTACAACTAGTGCAGGTGCAGGTGCAGAAGCAGAAATAGGTGGTTTCATTTATGGTGGAACTGATGATGCAGATAGCTCTGGTTCTATTAAATATTTAGTAATTAAAGGTACTGGTGCTCAAATTAATTCAGAATCTCAATACAATGGAGTTTCTTTCTATGCTGTAGGATCTGGAACTACTGTAGAAAACGTTTCTGTAATCAACGGAGATGATGATGGTGTTGAGTTCTTTGGTGGCACTGTTTCTGTATCTAACTTATACTTAGAAAACAATAGTGATGATTCAATAGATTGGACAGAGTCTTGGTCTGGTTCTGTAACAAACGCTTATATTTCTCATTCTGTTGCTGGTTTTTCTACTGTTTTTGAAGGAGATAAAGCTAACGCAAACCCTACATTTACTAATATTACTGCTATCTCTACTGTTGGTGGAACAGCTTTACAGTTTAAACTTAATTCTGGTGGTACTATTAATAACTTATATTTAGAAGGTTATGATACTAACATAGATATGAAAGATAATGGTTCTTTAGCGAACGTTATAATTGAAGGTGCTGCTGCAACTACTACAAATGTTTATAATACAGGTACACAAGTAGATGTTACTTCTTGGACTTGGGTTAATGCAGGTTTATAATAAACTTTGGTAATTGTAAAATTACTTAATTATATATTTCTTAAAATCTCTTGAAGCAATGCTTCAAGAGATTTTTTTATTTCATATTGTAAGGTGTAAATAAAAGCTATTCTCTAACCATTTATAAACAGTACTTGTAGGTATATTCAAATTGATGTATACACAAGTTTAAAAGGATGTTATTCGGGAAAGTATAGTGGTTGTTAAGGAACAAAAAAAAACGCACCTTAGAGTGCGTTTTTTGTTTTATAAAGTAAGAAATGTATTAGAATCTCCAACCAATATTAACACCTAATCTAGGTACTAGGGTAGGTGAGTCAGAACCAAATAAGTTTCTACCAATACCAGCGTGTACATCAATAGTTAAACCACTTTCTGTAATATATTTTGTACCAACAGCAATACCTAATGCAGCATCTGTGTATTTGTCATAACCTGTTATAGTATCTGCTGAGTCAGTAATTTCATTTTTACCAGAATTAATACCTAAAA
Protein-coding regions in this window:
- a CDS encoding patatin-like phospholipase family protein: MKNILLAFLLLLSITINSQEKQPKVGLVLSGGGAKGFAHIGVLKEIDKAGLQIDYVGGTSMGAIIGGLYSIGYSGDQIEQIILETDFVSLLQDKLPRNSAPFFEKEFGEKTVITLPVNKGAIGFPVAVSKGQNVLNFLTELLSSVEGISDFKKFPIPFFCIATDVENGSPVLLEKGSLPLALRASGSFPTLLNPVFINDKLLVDGGIANNFPISVMKSKGVDVIIGVDVEGNLYEKENLNSVVAIMNQIVSYQMYRTTDKEKEMLDVYIHPSVTDYNVVSFDDKESILEKGIEEGKKFSSVFIELANKQVHKKERKKVDFDHDKFSITEINLLGSNIYTRAFVLGKIKIKRGDSLTRKEITKRIHLLSSTKNYERITYNLIKKEDNTYNLKLNLNETSGSANLKLGVHYDYLYKSGFLANYNKKHLLLNNDMFSFDMILGDNLRYNLDYFVDNGFYISYGFRSRYNHFRTNSKFSSIVSQYPTISTINLKYTDITNQFFLQTTFNRRFALGLGVEYKYVKATSETIASVNSGATVFDNSNYFNSFGYLKLDSYDKKYFPTKGYFADLNFKWYMVSSDRNNDFSQFAQSKGTLGFATTFLDKLTLQVTSEAGFTLNDVDSEVFDFYLGGYNQNYINTFVPFYGYDFGELSNNSFVKTEFNLRYAFASKHYAIFIANYGRLDENVFKNIDLFKDIKSGYAIGYSYNSFIGPLEIKYSWSPENTEKYWLFNLGFWF
- a CDS encoding inorganic phosphate transporter; this encodes MGDPYILMLVALAVLAIVDLVIGVSNDAVNFLNSAIGSKAISVRNIMIIASLGVFFGAVTSSGMMEVARKGIFNPNMFMFQDIMFIFMAVMITDILLLDIFNTLGMPTSTTVSIVFELLGAAVCISLIKISANDSQSISDIWNYINHEKAFEIINGILLSVVVAFSVGAVVQFASRLIYTFNFNKRATYISALFGGFAITAITYFIIIKGMKGTPWYDDVAHLIEGNTLGIILGSFVIWAIISQLLIQFFKVNILKLIIGVGTFSLAMAFSGNDLVNFVGVPIAAWNSYQSWNVSGIAPDAFSMGILAKKVPSNIWLLLAAGAIMVVTLWTSSKAQNVIKTGIDLSRQGEGHEKFQPNNLSRVVVRFAMGLNFGISKIFPKKILTYVDSKFQKPVIELPKDKTYELPAFDLVRASVNLIVAGILISVATSMKLPLSTTYVTFMVAMGTSLADRAWGRESAVYRVAGVINVVAGWFLTAITAFLAAALVAYLISWDMIMIPILLALVAFLIGRNSLIHRRRSKEIKKQVYIERAELITINGVIEESADHISEVINRVNKLYTNVVNDLANHDLNKLRKTDKHVAKLNDEIDGLKDGVFYFIKSLDETSVEASRFYIMVLGYLQDIAQSISYISRASYKHVNNNHKNLKKGQIKDLKTIDVALSALLTKEANIFENRELDNLNSLLIEKNELLQSVRSSIEKQVARIRTDETSPKNTTLYFSVLLETKDLIKALMSLLETYEEFHLSTKQVKL
- a CDS encoding porin, translated to MQFSTLRKVVVSIIMCAFLSIQAQETNAPKFGNGLFNLVGKDSTYTMKVGLRVQTLATSQWDVRNGLSNPESSMLIRRSRLKFDGFAFSTKLKYKVELGLSNRDQSGSSEYTSNAPRYIMDAVLKWNFSGNFVLWFGQTKLPGNRERIISSANLQMVDRSLLNSNFNIDRDIGIQLKHHFNLSDTFIIKETFSIAQGEGRNITTGNIGGHQYTTRVELLPFGNFTSKGDYTGSDLKFEKKPKLSLGFVYDFNNNASKTKSNQGSYMLNDIGFYNTNISTLYLDAMYKHKGFSFMAEYANRDAKDPLAKNSDGTLTGDEVQIGNGLNLQTGYMLSKTVEVSGRYTNITLSKNITEKGAKNQYTLGVSKYISEHKLKVQTDVSYTDIGFSTNQLQFRLQVDIHF
- a CDS encoding TonB-dependent receptor — translated: MKKFLFITFLAFSQLLVAQSQGTLKGILSDKETNNEPLPFANVLIKGTAMGTTTDFDGNYVLNVPAGTHTVVFSFLGYKTIEKSITIAVGETLTINQILSAEEGVSLEEVVIMSAASRESISALLLEQKKATVIKESIGAQTLSKIGVSDAATATTKISGVTKSQGTGDIFIRGLGDRYLSTTMNGLPVPSDDVEKKNINLNLFSTDVIQNVGISKTYTTSGYADQASGNVDVVTKDYSKKGYSIGVNGGTNTNVLDYDGDFRTTITNNDVSLGFHKKQYALQDLISRQGWDTETISAQPINYSGSLSAAQKFEIFGKDLSFYVSATHSKSYDYYSGEFQSFRQNREDNVFSDVESFTTKTNTSGYVNLKLKLNDANSLKFNTLFVNKSSNNLYEQGRNGLGFVYDQDPQEDGAFVRDQNFKQTTMVINQLIGKHDLNENNTLTWAGGYNFVLAEEPNRIRNEVNILDVASSSEIQFAHVGDYQQRKSTQKIEDVEYNAYVKNNWKFGNLNEEGDKPFALNYGVNYRRKERDFKSQAIGVLARNYKAPSVDELSSTFVQSNFDNGLNLRIGEVDLFSGELNVLAAFADFNFTLNEKFSGNLGLRFERDEINVSWDVANYVGRIGNTSKTYENLFPSLNLKYEVAENQYIRFATSLTQTLPEFKELSPFEYVSPTGRVSKGNPDLEKSDVVNVDLKWEFFPSRGEVFSVTGFYKNIKNPINLAQSRGSSGNFIFYNTGEKATVKGLELEARTSFIKNEDDDTVLGFNANLTKMWFSQDLDDVFQYKGKTESNLQGASDLIANGSLSYSSNKEKEFVATLTGNYSSDKVFALGSPEDFVNSATLYNDEIIEKGFVSLDLVLSKELTDRLSVKLVGRNLLNPEIKQTQFVRNVNTEIETNETVSNYKQGVQLTLGVKYAF